One window of Triticum dicoccoides isolate Atlit2015 ecotype Zavitan chromosome 5A, WEW_v2.0, whole genome shotgun sequence genomic DNA carries:
- the LOC119303902 gene encoding uncharacterized protein LOC119303902, with protein MVAAGRIRPPCASPSPPRGSTSRRRDAPNPARFRRVAVGGLTGEAAPRPRMLPPAGFVPRVTPPPPAPRPPRPHPGSGAGATPPSAVARPCLTPSPADLPSTLRGEAMPCWCDWSWVGCGICGQSRGCSQSAFLQAAPSYPAALSFPSCGDGSCAEATKIQCSWIRRRCHPPTAGAARQPPFRHGGSDQRWLPHPRFQIRRLWDCLASGQGEISARFADAGNDDVCRCRFLLGGVVKALGCAPLRAQGKP; from the exons ATGGTGGCGGCAGGGCGGATCCGTCCCCCATGCGCTTCCCCCTCCCCGCCCCGCGGATCCACCAGCCGCCGCCGGGACGCGCCAAACCCCGCCCGCTTCCGCCGCGTTGCCGTCGGTGGGCTGACCGGCGAGGCCGCGCCACGCCCCAGGATGCTGCCGCCGGCCGGATTCGTCCCCCGCGTGACTCCCCCACCCCCGGCCCCGCGTCCTCCCCGCCCCCACCCTGGCTCTGGCGCGGGCGCCACTCCTCCTAGCGCTGTTGCACGTCCCTGCCTGACGCCCTCCCCAGCAGACCTTCCCTCCACCCTCCGCGGTGAGGCCATGCCCTGCTGGTGCGACTGGTCGTGGGTTGGGTGCGGGATCTGCGGCCAGTCGCGGGGGTGTTCGCAGTCTGCCTTCCTGCAGGCGGCCCCCTCCTATCCGGCGGCCCTCTCCTTCCCAAGCTGCGGTGATGGCTCATGCGCGGAGGCAACGAAG ATCCAATGCTCGTGGATCCGGAGGAGGTGCCACCCTCCGACGGCAGGTGCAGCCCGCCAACCCCCCTTCCGACATGGCGGCTCCGATCAGCGTTGGCTTCCTCATCCTCGTTTCCAGATTCGGCGGCTATGGGATTGCTTAGCCTCAGGCCAAGGAGAAATCAGTGCTCGGTTTGCCGATGCTGGTAACGACGACGTCTGCAGATGTCGtttcctccttggaggcgttgTCAAGGCCCTCGGCTGCGCCCCTCTTCGagctcaggggaaaccctag